Proteins encoded by one window of Leishmania infantum JPCM5 genome chromosome 32:
- a CDS encoding pyrroline-5-carboxylate synthetase-like protein → MAYTDAEAAADVAAMRRYAEEARAGSSALSDLTYAERQAMLRAVAKALQTNEARILEANREDMAAAKANALADPLLKRLELTPSKLATLIEGISTLADMPDPIGQIISARELDNDLLLLKQTAPIGVVLVVFESRPESLPQIASLALCSGNGLLLKGGREGEHSNAVLHDLIVSAVESSTQGRVPRGIIGLVTNRADVYSLLQLDAHIDLVVPRGSNAMVQNIQRSTRIPVLGHADGICHVYVHKDADVDAALAVAIDAKLNYPAACNAAETLLLHRDLLHSPAHGTTAAQFLVNGMTEAGVSFYAGPQAIAAGLASEPAASLHTEYGDAHMTVEVVDDLAAAIAHVNRYGSHHTDAILTVDKAAAAEFQRRVESACVFHNCSTRFADGFRFGLGAEVGISTARIHARGPVGVEGLLTQKWVLKPMTSSPQATEDGAAAAAANAPYATVAEFQKGQRVFTHKDVTRKLQDEAAGLRLQA, encoded by the coding sequence ATGGCGTACACAGATGCGGAGGCCGCAGCAGatgtggcggcgatgcggcgctaCGCAGAGGAGGCACGCGCCGGCTCCTCTGCCCTGAGCGATCTCACCTACGCTGAGCGGCAGGCAAtgctgcgcgcggtggcCAAGGCGCTGCAGACCAACGAGGCCCGCATTCTCGAAGCGAATCGGGAAGACATGGCAGCGGCCAAGGCGAACGCGCTTGCAGACccgctgctgaagcggtTGGAGCTGACGCCGAGCAAGCTGGCCACGCTAATAGAAGGAATCTCGACCTTGGCGGACATGCCGGACCCGATCGGGCAGATTATTTCTGCTCGTGAGCTGGACAACGACCTGCTGTTGCTGAAGCAGACAGCCCCGATTGGGGTGGTACTAGTTGTATTTGAGTCCCGCCCTGAAAGTCTCCCGCAGatcgcctctctcgccctctgcTCCGGAAACGGGCTTCTTCTCAAGGGTGGGCGCGAGGGGGAGCACTCGAACGCGGTGCTGCATGACTTGATTGTCTCAGCTGTGGAGTCCAGCACACAGGGACGCGTGCCGCGAGGGATAATCGGCCTCGTTACGAATCGCGCTGATGTATACAGCCTTCTGCAGCTGGATGCGCACATTGATCTCGTCGTGCCTCGCGGAAGCAACGCGATGGTGCAAAACATCCAGCGCTCCACCCGCATTCCGGTGCTGGGCCACGCCGATGGCATCTGCCACGTATACGTGCACAAGGACGCAGATGTggacgcggcgctggcggtggcgatcGATGCGAAGCTGAACTATCCGGCAGCGTGCAACGCGgcagagacgctgctgctgcaccgcgatCTTCTCCACTCCCCCGCGCATGGCACCACAGCGGCGCAGTTCCTTGTCAATGGCATGACGGAGGCGGGTGTGTCCTTCTACGCCGGCCCGCAGGCCATCGCTGCGGGGCTGGCAAGTGAGCCGGCGGCTTCTCTTCACACGGAGTACGGCGATGCGCACATGACAGTGGAGGTTGTGGACGACTTGGCTGCGGCTATCGCGCACGTGAACCGATACGGCTCGCACCACACAGACGCCATTCTCACCGTTGACaaggctgccgcagcggagtTTCAGCGGCGGGTCGAGAGCGCCTGTGTGTTCCACAACTGCTCTACTCGCTTCGCTGACGGGTTCAGGTTCGGCCTCGGTGCGGAGGTGGGCATCAGCACCGCCCGCATTCACGCTCGCGGCCCAGTCGGTGTTGAGGGACTGCTGACCCAAAAATGGGTCTTGAAGCCGATGACGTCGTCGCCTCAGGCGAcggaggacggcgccgctgcagctgcggccaaCGCGCCGtacgcgacggtggcggagTTCCAGAAGGGGCAGCGTG